DNA from Thermococcus argininiproducens:
ATATGAGGCCTATTTCCCCTGCATCTTTCTCTTTCCAGACTTTTGCAAAAGGACAAAAAGTTACCTCACTGTAGTACGTTGTTTCATCAACTTTTCCTTTACTTTTCCAAGCTTCTTTCAATGGCATATCATAATATCTTGATAGGTTTTCCAATGTTAAAGGCAATCCCTTGCTTAAAACATCCTTTCTAATATTTTCGCCTCTTTCCGATCCAAATTTCTCTATAGCTCGTTCCAAGGCCTTTTTCCCTTCTTCTCCAAAGGTGTCTATTACTTCTTTTGAAAGGTGGTAGAAGAGGAGAGCCATAATTTCAGCCATCTTTTGAACATTACTTTTTTCATTCATTAGAGTACCTCCTTTTCAGTAGATTTCTCACATGAACCATTGTTTAATAACTCTAAAAACCTTCTTGTGAGATCGTACCATAAACTTTTAGGTTAGCGTGGGTTTAGTTATGAAATAGGGATAAGACTAAAGAGAATACTAAAAAGGCTCCTAGAGATATTTAAACTTTCATTCTAGCTTTTAGTAGAAGTGAGCTTCGTGAGTGTTGGAAGTGCCAGACTACTGATCAGTTTTGACCACATTTTTATTTTCTCTTGACCACTCTATTATATATTAGGTGATAGGTATGATTGAAGTAGTTGAGAGAGAATACAAAATGGAGCCCGGAATGAAGTTAAAGCTTGGCAATATAAACGGTTACGTGAAAATGGAGGGTTATGATGGGAATACATTAAAACTCAGAGCTGAGAAAAAGTGGGGCCTTTTAGGTGCTGAACCTAAGATAAAAATCAAAAAAGAAGGAAACACACTCATAATAAAGGTGAAACAGAAAAGAAGCTTTGGAATAAGCATTGGCGAAAGTGCGGTTAATTTTGAACTTCTTATTCCGAAAGAAGTTGAAATTGAGGTGGCAAGTGTTAACGGCTCGATAACTGTTAAAAACATTTCAAAAGCGGACAAAATAGCCACAGTAAACGGGAGAATACATGTTGAGAATGTTGAACCTAGAAAAATTTCGACCGTAAATGGGACAATAAAAGCATTAATGACAAGAATTAGCAGTGATGCTGGTATATCTA
Protein-coding regions in this window:
- a CDS encoding DUF4097 family beta strand repeat-containing protein — translated: MIEVVEREYKMEPGMKLKLGNINGYVKMEGYDGNTLKLRAEKKWGLLGAEPKIKIKKEGNTLIIKVKQKRSFGISIGESAVNFELLIPKEVEIEVASVNGSITVKNISKADKIATVNGRIHVENVEPRKISTVNGTIKALMTRISSDAGISTVNGSIEVYVPKNANVEVRASTVNGKITTDIPGEISKTPIYGPKSFMGILGEGRHKLKISAVNGSITIKLR
- a CDS encoding L-2-amino-thiazoline-4-carboxylic acid hydrolase, which gives rise to MNEKSNVQKMAEIMALLFYHLSKEVIDTFGEEGKKALERAIEKFGSERGENIRKDVLSKGLPLTLENLSRYYDMPLKEAWKSKGKVDETTYYSEVTFCPFAKVWKEKDAGEIGLIYCEQDVALVKAYNSDVEFKRPKNVLKGDEVCLFDVRLKTKN